One genomic segment of Mesoterricola silvestris includes these proteins:
- a CDS encoding NADH-quinone oxidoreductase subunit D, protein MFKNEEMEINMGPQHPSTHGVLRLKLKLDGEIVTKCTPCIGYLHRGVEKICENKSFFQGQVWTDRMDYTSAIANNLGWAESIEKLFGITVPRRATYIRTMLNEFNRLASHLIWLATHGLDIGAMTVFIYTFREREAILDIFDAFCGSRLTTTAFRIGGLREDLPPGFEKLVRNFLAKFPDCINEYETLLTENRIWKKRTVGIGLLKAEDAIAMGVTGPVLRAAGVSYDIRKAFPYAAYSEMDFEVPTRTEADTYARYLVRLEEMRQSTRIIQQCIDGLPEGPVMAKLPKVLRSEVNEVYHPTEAPKGELGYYLVGEKGSLNPYRFHVRAPGFINLQALPMMIEGGLVADVIATIGTLDVVLGEIDR, encoded by the coding sequence GTGTTCAAGAACGAGGAGATGGAAATCAATATGGGACCGCAGCACCCGTCCACGCACGGGGTGTTGCGCCTGAAGCTCAAGCTGGACGGCGAGATCGTCACCAAGTGCACGCCCTGCATCGGCTACCTTCACCGGGGCGTGGAGAAGATCTGCGAGAACAAGAGCTTCTTCCAGGGACAGGTGTGGACGGACCGCATGGACTACACGTCCGCCATCGCCAACAACCTGGGCTGGGCGGAGTCCATCGAGAAGCTCTTCGGGATCACGGTGCCCCGGCGGGCCACGTACATCCGCACGATGCTCAACGAGTTCAACCGGCTGGCCTCCCACCTCATCTGGCTGGCCACCCACGGGCTCGACATCGGCGCCATGACGGTCTTCATCTACACCTTCCGCGAGCGGGAGGCGATCCTGGACATCTTCGACGCCTTCTGCGGTTCCCGGCTCACCACCACGGCCTTCCGCATCGGCGGGCTGCGGGAGGACCTCCCCCCCGGGTTCGAGAAGCTGGTCCGGAACTTCCTGGCGAAGTTCCCGGACTGCATCAACGAATATGAGACCCTGCTCACCGAAAACCGCATCTGGAAGAAGCGCACCGTCGGCATCGGCCTGCTCAAGGCCGAGGACGCCATCGCCATGGGCGTCACGGGACCGGTGCTGAGGGCCGCCGGGGTGTCCTACGACATCCGCAAGGCCTTCCCCTACGCGGCCTACTCCGAGATGGACTTCGAGGTGCCCACCCGCACCGAGGCGGATACCTACGCGCGGTATCTCGTGCGCCTGGAGGAAATGCGCCAGAGCACGCGGATCATCCAGCAGTGCATCGACGGGCTTCCGGAAGGACCGGTCATGGCCAAGCTTCCCAAGGTGCTCCGCTCCGAGGTGAACGAGGTCTACCACCCCACCGAGGCCCCCAAGGGCGAGCTGGGCTACTACCTGGTGGGGGAGAAGGGGTCCCTGAACCCCTACCGCTTCCACGTGCGGGCCCCGGGCTTCATCAACCTCCAGGCCCTGCCCATGATGATCGAGGGCGGGCTGGTGGCCGACGTGATCGCCACGATCGGAACGCTTGACGTGGTCCTGGGAGAGATCGACCGATGA
- a CDS encoding NADH-quinone oxidoreductase subunit C — protein MAIIKVWIDEGCIVCNACEAECADVFHVTDDTCVINAAVRTDGQTTENRAEKAPLKADLQKSLEAGIVAAAAGCPVTVIKFEQVAEAATEAPVSEAPAPAPPAPEAPAAKAPEPVKAPEPVKVPEPVKIPEPVVVKAPEAPAVPEAPAAYVYDLKAAPNRQVVMPKTVPLPSLKTYQEEQAALAAADEAKWKKTLADYETAKAKAEAEGKDAPKAPVRPVPKPDANDMKFPAPTAPADPDLLKIMEVLGDKVEEAFQQGGEMTVQLHRDALREALELCREDPALRYEMLADETATHYPAAQGWAFAVVYHLTSIRRHKRLRLRILVPEGYEPASAVPVYPTANWLEREIWDMLGIRFQGHPDMTRILCPEDWEGHALRKEYPTPGLGQRDIDFREDRSGVLMRLAMEKAGNLGINLHPPKAE, from the coding sequence ATGGCAATCATCAAAGTCTGGATCGACGAAGGCTGTATCGTCTGCAACGCCTGCGAGGCGGAGTGCGCGGACGTTTTCCATGTCACGGACGATACCTGCGTGATCAACGCGGCCGTGCGGACGGATGGCCAGACCACCGAGAACCGGGCCGAGAAGGCGCCCCTCAAGGCGGACCTGCAGAAGAGCCTGGAGGCCGGCATCGTCGCCGCGGCCGCCGGGTGCCCCGTGACCGTCATCAAGTTCGAGCAGGTGGCCGAGGCCGCGACGGAGGCTCCGGTCTCCGAAGCCCCGGCCCCCGCGCCTCCCGCTCCGGAAGCGCCGGCCGCCAAGGCGCCGGAGCCGGTGAAGGCGCCGGAGCCCGTGAAGGTGCCCGAGCCCGTGAAGATTCCGGAGCCGGTTGTCGTGAAGGCGCCCGAGGCCCCCGCCGTTCCGGAGGCGCCCGCCGCCTACGTCTACGATCTCAAGGCCGCGCCCAACCGGCAGGTGGTGATGCCCAAGACGGTGCCCCTGCCCAGCCTGAAGACCTACCAGGAGGAGCAGGCCGCCCTGGCCGCCGCCGACGAGGCCAAGTGGAAGAAGACCCTCGCGGACTACGAGACCGCCAAGGCCAAGGCCGAGGCCGAGGGCAAGGACGCCCCCAAGGCGCCCGTGCGTCCCGTGCCCAAGCCCGACGCCAACGACATGAAGTTCCCCGCGCCCACGGCGCCCGCGGATCCCGATCTCCTGAAGATCATGGAGGTCCTCGGCGACAAGGTGGAGGAGGCCTTCCAGCAGGGCGGCGAAATGACCGTCCAGCTCCACCGGGACGCCCTCCGGGAGGCCCTGGAGCTCTGCCGGGAGGATCCGGCGCTGCGCTACGAGATGCTCGCGGACGAGACGGCGACCCATTATCCGGCGGCCCAGGGCTGGGCCTTCGCGGTGGTCTACCACCTCACCAGCATCCGCCGGCACAAGCGCCTGCGCCTGCGCATCCTGGTGCCCGAGGGCTACGAGCCCGCCAGCGCCGTTCCCGTCTACCCCACGGCCAACTGGCTGGAGCGGGAGATCTGGGACATGCTGGGCATCCGCTTCCAGGGCCATCCCGACATGACCCGCATCCTCTGCCCCGAGGACTGGGAGGGCCACGCCCTCCGCAAGGAATATCCGACCCCCGGCCTCGGCCAGCGGGACATCGATTTCCGCGAGGACCGGAGCGGCGTGCTGATGCGCCTCGCGATGGAGAAGGCCGGGAACCTGGGCATCAACCTCCATCCGCCCAAAGCTGAATAG
- a CDS encoding NADH-quinone oxidoreductase subunit B, whose product MNQPSALENILITTKVEKVINWSRATSVWPMTFGLACCAIEMMAAGAARFDFDRFGCGIFRASPRQADLMIVAGTVTYKMAPIIKQLYDQMPEPKWVIAMGSCATAGGPFDSYHTIQGVDKVVPVDVYIPGCPPRPEGLLYGFMKLQDKIMASSMADRYKEIFEAVG is encoded by the coding sequence ATGAATCAACCCTCGGCCTTGGAGAACATCCTCATCACCACCAAGGTAGAGAAGGTCATCAACTGGTCCCGCGCCACCAGCGTGTGGCCCATGACCTTCGGGCTGGCCTGCTGCGCCATCGAGATGATGGCCGCCGGGGCCGCGCGCTTCGACTTCGACCGGTTCGGCTGCGGCATCTTCCGGGCCTCCCCCCGGCAGGCGGACCTCATGATCGTGGCCGGCACCGTCACCTACAAGATGGCGCCCATCATCAAGCAGCTCTACGACCAGATGCCCGAGCCCAAGTGGGTGATCGCCATGGGCAGCTGCGCAACGGCCGGCGGGCCCTTCGACAGCTACCACACCATCCAGGGGGTGGACAAGGTGGTTCCCGTGGACGTGTACATCCCCGGATGCCCGCCCCGGCCCGAGGGGCTCCTGTACGGGTTCATGAAGCTCCAGGACAAGATCATGGCGAGCAGCATGGCTGACCGCTACAAGGAAATCTTCGAGGCGGTGGGCTAG
- a CDS encoding NADH-quinone oxidoreductase subunit A: MRSYVPVLLLILVAIALPVVIWGISRVVRPHIPTAAKYSTYECGIKTVAEAREKFSVRYYLVAVMFLVFDVETVFLMPWAIQMKELAVFGLVEMGIFLFLLLFGYGYIWSKGALTWE; encoded by the coding sequence ATGCGCAGTTATGTTCCAGTCTTATTGCTGATACTGGTCGCCATCGCTTTGCCGGTGGTGATCTGGGGCATTTCCAGAGTCGTACGTCCGCATATACCCACCGCCGCCAAGTATTCGACCTACGAGTGCGGAATCAAGACCGTCGCGGAGGCCCGGGAGAAGTTCTCGGTGCGTTATTACTTGGTGGCGGTGATGTTCCTGGTGTTCGACGTGGAAACGGTCTTTCTCATGCCCTGGGCCATCCAGATGAAGGAACTCGCCGTCTTCGGCCTCGTGGAGATGGGTATCTTCCTGTTCCTGCTTCTCTTCGGTTACGGGTACATCTGGTCCAAAGGAGCCCTCACATGGGAATGA
- a CDS encoding GspE/PulE family protein — protein MTAVLATEELTKTEYRPASLYPTLDLTREPVDFALFQAIPLDLMLKHRFVPVHERDGALWLAMADPLDVVAQDLLRMHLKRPLRFAAAPFAQIQVVLKKSESGQKVLEEAGEALRVQVLREEDIDEDVLDLENLTDKEEAPIIRLVDTTIFNALQRRASDIHLETTSSGFQIKYRIDGSLYAAADPIDRRFASPIISRIKVMSELDIAEKRKPQDGRFKLKVRGRAIDFRVSIMPTIHGEDSVIRILDKENLSEEFKSLSLDILGFSPAELTRLRRFAREPYGMFLVTGPTGSGKTTTLYAVLSEIRSPEDKLITIEDPVEYQLEGVTQIPVNEKKGLTFAVGLRSILRHDPDKILVGEIRDSETAQIAIQSALTGHLVFTTVHANHTLDVLSRFQHMGVEVYNFVSALNCILAQRLVRTLCTKCKRPMDAPGPQELKENGLTEAWARTATFYDKVGCIECSGTGFRGRQAIIEFMGLNDELRELITRRASIREIKTAARNYGMQSLRESAVEKVRQGVTTLAEINKVTFRESE, from the coding sequence ATGACCGCCGTCCTGGCAACAGAGGAACTTACCAAGACCGAGTACCGCCCGGCCTCCCTCTACCCCACCCTGGACCTCACCCGGGAACCGGTGGATTTCGCCCTTTTCCAAGCGATCCCCCTGGATTTGATGTTGAAACATCGATTTGTCCCGGTGCACGAGCGGGACGGCGCCCTCTGGCTGGCCATGGCCGATCCCCTGGACGTGGTGGCCCAGGATCTCCTCCGCATGCACCTCAAGCGCCCCCTGCGCTTCGCGGCGGCCCCCTTCGCCCAGATCCAGGTGGTGCTGAAGAAATCGGAATCGGGCCAGAAGGTCCTGGAGGAGGCCGGCGAGGCCCTCCGGGTCCAGGTGCTCCGGGAGGAGGACATCGACGAGGACGTCCTGGACCTGGAGAACCTCACCGACAAGGAGGAGGCGCCCATCATCCGCCTGGTGGACACCACCATCTTCAACGCCCTCCAGCGCCGCGCCTCGGACATCCACCTGGAGACCACCAGCAGCGGGTTCCAGATCAAGTACCGCATCGACGGCAGCCTCTACGCCGCCGCCGACCCCATCGACCGCCGTTTCGCCTCCCCCATCATCAGCCGCATCAAGGTCATGTCCGAGCTGGACATCGCCGAGAAGCGCAAGCCCCAGGACGGGCGCTTCAAGCTCAAGGTCCGGGGCCGTGCCATCGACTTCCGCGTGAGCATCATGCCCACCATCCACGGCGAGGACTCCGTCATCCGCATCCTGGACAAGGAGAACCTCAGCGAGGAGTTCAAGAGCCTCAGCCTGGACATCCTGGGCTTCTCCCCCGCGGAGCTGACCCGCCTGCGCCGCTTCGCCCGGGAGCCCTACGGCATGTTCCTGGTCACGGGCCCCACCGGCAGCGGCAAGACCACCACGCTGTACGCCGTCCTCAGCGAGATCCGCAGCCCCGAGGACAAGCTGATCACCATCGAGGACCCGGTGGAGTACCAGCTGGAGGGCGTCACCCAGATCCCGGTCAACGAGAAGAAGGGCCTCACCTTCGCCGTGGGCCTGCGCTCCATCCTGCGCCACGATCCGGACAAGATCCTCGTGGGCGAGATCCGCGATTCCGAGACCGCCCAGATCGCCATCCAGTCCGCCCTCACCGGCCACCTGGTGTTCACCACCGTGCACGCCAACCACACCCTGGACGTGCTGAGCCGCTTCCAGCACATGGGCGTGGAGGTCTACAACTTCGTCTCCGCCCTGAACTGCATCCTGGCCCAGCGCCTGGTGCGCACCCTCTGCACCAAGTGCAAGCGCCCCATGGATGCCCCGGGGCCCCAGGAGCTCAAGGAGAACGGCCTCACCGAGGCCTGGGCCCGCACCGCCACCTTCTACGACAAGGTGGGCTGCATCGAGTGCAGCGGCACCGGCTTCCGCGGCCGCCAGGCCATCATCGAATTCATGGGCCTGAACGACGAACTGCGCGAACTCATCACGCGCCGGGCCTCCATCCGCGAGATCAAGACCGCCGCCCGGAACTACGGCATGCAGAGCCTCCGGGAAAGCGCCGTGGAAAAGGTGCGCCAGGGCGTCACCACCCTGGCCGAGATCAACAAGGTGACCTTCCGGGAAAGCGAATGA
- a CDS encoding phospholipase C/P1 nuclease family protein, translating into MTRFASLLAAAALTALPALAWGNQGHRLAASFALKDLPPDVALWFRSLEATLPDHASDPDIWKGQDPTERPHHYLNCEPYGGPAAVPLDENDARNALGPDLFRQSGQVTWTILARVHDLTEAFSAGDPYQVAYRSSILCHYVADLQVPLHTTTNHDGKETGQRGVHHRWEEGLVKRLVDRDGWEPEIRPASLGADPAGAPWAWLRESYALVAGVLRDDLSASSSAPQVDAADAPYWTAFMQLQGPHVKEQLTLAAQRTARMILFAWDQAGRPQPPAARTSAHPSR; encoded by the coding sequence ATGACCCGTTTCGCCTCCCTCCTGGCCGCGGCCGCCCTGACGGCCCTTCCCGCCCTCGCCTGGGGCAACCAGGGCCACCGCCTGGCCGCCTCCTTCGCCCTCAAGGACCTGCCCCCGGACGTGGCCCTGTGGTTCAGGTCCCTGGAAGCCACCCTGCCCGATCACGCCAGCGATCCCGATATCTGGAAGGGACAGGACCCCACCGAGCGCCCCCACCACTACCTCAATTGCGAACCCTACGGCGGCCCCGCAGCCGTCCCCCTGGACGAGAACGACGCGCGGAACGCCCTGGGCCCCGATCTCTTCCGGCAGTCCGGCCAGGTGACCTGGACCATCCTGGCCCGGGTCCACGACCTGACGGAGGCCTTTTCCGCCGGCGACCCGTACCAGGTCGCCTACCGGTCCTCCATCCTCTGCCATTACGTGGCCGACCTGCAGGTGCCCCTGCACACCACCACCAACCACGACGGCAAGGAAACCGGCCAGCGCGGGGTCCACCACCGCTGGGAGGAAGGCCTGGTCAAGCGCCTGGTCGACCGGGATGGGTGGGAGCCGGAAATCCGCCCCGCCAGCCTGGGCGCCGACCCCGCCGGGGCCCCCTGGGCCTGGCTCCGGGAAAGCTACGCCCTGGTGGCCGGGGTCCTGCGGGACGATCTGAGCGCCAGCAGCTCCGCCCCCCAGGTGGACGCCGCGGACGCCCCCTACTGGACCGCGTTCATGCAACTGCAGGGCCCCCACGTGAAGGAGCAGCTCACCCTCGCCGCCCAGCGCACGGCCCGCATGATCCTTTTCGCCTGGGACCAGGCGGGCCGCCCCCAGCCACCAGCCGCAAGAACGAGCGCCCACCCCTCCCGGTAG